Proteins encoded together in one Riemerella anatipestifer window:
- the katG gene encoding catalase/peroxidase HPI: MENTGKCPFPHGQQEQPKSTGKCPVAHGSNTEMGDSVMEWWPKALNLDILHQHDTKTNPLGEEFNYAEEFKKLDLEAVKTDLKNLMTESQDWWPADWGHYGGLMIRMAWHAAGTYRIADGRGGGNNGNQRFAPLNSWPDNANLDKARRLLWPIKKKYGNKLSWADLMILAGNMAYESMGLKTFGFAGGREDIWHPEKDIYWGSEKEWLAATENRYESDENRDSLENPLAAVQMGLIYVNPEGVDGKPDPLRTAKDMRTTFKRMAMNDEETVALTAGGHTVGKAHGNGNAALLGESPEGANIDEQGFGWNNPHWDGKAANVVTSGLEGAWTTHPTQWDNGFFDLLFKYEWELRKSPAGAWQWEPINIAEEDMPVDASNPSVKRNPMMTDADMALKIDPEYRKISEKFHQDPAYFSEVFARAWFKLTHRDLGPKSRYLGADVPQEDLIWQDPIPTVDYTLTDAEVKELKEKILQIGLTRTELINTAWDSARTFRGSDFRGGANGARIRLEPQRNWEGNEPERLNKVLDALTQFQSTLAKKISLADLIVLGGSAAIEQAAKEAGVEVEVPFYAGRGDATQEMTDVESFEPLEPLHDGFRNWVKKEYAVTPEEMLLDRAQLMGLTAPEMTALVGGMRVLGTNHGSTKHGVFTNKEGILTNDFFVNLTDMNYAWKPAGSNLYNIVDRKTGVTKFTATRVDLVFGSNSILRAYAEVYAQDDNKEKFVKDFVKAWVKVMNADRFDLK; the protein is encoded by the coding sequence ATGGAAAACACAGGAAAATGTCCATTTCCACATGGACAACAAGAACAACCAAAATCAACAGGAAAATGTCCCGTAGCACATGGTTCAAACACCGAAATGGGAGACTCCGTAATGGAGTGGTGGCCAAAAGCACTTAATTTAGACATTCTACATCAGCATGATACTAAAACTAATCCTTTAGGAGAAGAATTTAATTACGCCGAAGAATTTAAAAAATTAGATTTAGAAGCCGTAAAAACTGACCTTAAAAACCTGATGACCGAAAGCCAAGATTGGTGGCCTGCAGACTGGGGACACTATGGGGGACTTATGATTCGTATGGCGTGGCACGCCGCAGGTACTTACAGAATTGCAGACGGTAGAGGTGGCGGAAACAACGGAAACCAAAGATTTGCCCCGCTTAACTCTTGGCCAGACAATGCCAATCTAGATAAAGCCCGTCGTTTGCTTTGGCCTATCAAAAAGAAATACGGTAACAAACTTTCTTGGGCAGACCTTATGATTTTAGCAGGAAATATGGCTTATGAGTCTATGGGCTTAAAGACTTTCGGTTTTGCAGGTGGTAGAGAGGACATTTGGCACCCAGAGAAAGACATCTATTGGGGGTCTGAAAAAGAATGGTTAGCTGCAACAGAAAACAGATATGAGTCTGATGAAAACCGTGATAGCTTAGAAAATCCATTAGCGGCTGTGCAAATGGGCTTAATTTATGTAAACCCAGAAGGGGTAGATGGCAAGCCAGACCCATTAAGAACGGCTAAAGATATGCGTACTACCTTTAAGCGTATGGCAATGAACGATGAGGAAACAGTTGCACTTACTGCTGGAGGACACACTGTAGGGAAAGCCCACGGAAACGGTAACGCCGCTCTTTTAGGCGAAAGTCCAGAAGGAGCTAATATAGACGAACAAGGCTTTGGGTGGAACAACCCTCACTGGGACGGAAAGGCAGCTAATGTAGTAACCAGTGGTTTAGAAGGTGCTTGGACAACTCACCCAACACAGTGGGACAACGGTTTCTTTGATTTACTTTTCAAATACGAATGGGAACTTAGGAAAAGTCCGGCTGGAGCGTGGCAATGGGAGCCTATCAATATCGCAGAGGAGGATATGCCTGTAGATGCGTCTAACCCAAGCGTAAAGAGAAACCCAATGATGACCGATGCAGATATGGCTCTTAAAATCGACCCTGAATACCGCAAGATTTCGGAAAAATTCCATCAAGACCCTGCTTATTTCTCAGAAGTGTTTGCAAGAGCATGGTTCAAATTAACGCATAGAGATTTAGGACCTAAGAGTCGTTATTTAGGAGCAGATGTACCACAAGAAGATTTAATTTGGCAAGACCCAATCCCAACGGTAGATTATACACTTACCGATGCAGAAGTTAAAGAATTAAAAGAAAAAATCCTTCAAATAGGTTTAACTCGCACCGAGCTTATCAATACCGCTTGGGATTCAGCAAGAACTTTCAGAGGTTCAGACTTTAGAGGAGGAGCAAACGGAGCAAGAATCCGCCTTGAACCACAAAGAAACTGGGAAGGCAACGAACCGGAAAGATTAAATAAAGTATTAGATGCTTTAACGCAATTCCAATCAACTTTAGCTAAAAAAATCAGTTTAGCAGACCTTATCGTACTAGGAGGAAGTGCTGCTATAGAACAAGCGGCAAAAGAAGCTGGTGTTGAAGTAGAAGTTCCATTCTATGCAGGAAGAGGAGATGCTACACAAGAAATGACCGACGTAGAATCTTTTGAACCACTAGAACCACTACATGACGGTTTCAGAAACTGGGTAAAAAAAGAATATGCCGTAACTCCAGAGGAAATGCTACTAGACCGAGCTCAACTTATGGGGCTTACCGCACCGGAAATGACAGCTTTAGTAGGTGGTATGCGTGTATTAGGTACTAACCATGGTAGCACAAAACACGGTGTATTCACAAATAAAGAAGGCATACTAACCAACGATTTCTTTGTAAACCTCACTGATATGAATTACGCTTGGAAACCAGCAGGAAGCAATCTTTATAATATTGTTGATAGAAAAACAGGCGTTACCAAATTTACTGCCACTCGTGTAGATTTAGTATTTGGTTCTAACTCTATTTTGAGGGCTTACGCAGAAGTTTACGCCCAAGACGACAACAAAGAAAAGTTTGTAAAAGACTTCGTAAAAGCCTGGGTAAAAGTAATGAACGCCGACCGCTTTGATTTGAAATAA
- a CDS encoding IS982-like element ISRa1 family transposase, with protein MNNIEQIYERILEVLGLFSENQLISYQRRTPKMSDLEVISLNITAEYLSIDSELQLFRKLPNSLINKIERSVYNKRKRRLSLQTEQIRQRISMEFNEFEDIFIVDSMPMKVCENARSTRSKICKEQSYSSPTYGYCASQKLYFYGYKLHAVCSLNGVIKNFDISPASVHDIHYLKDIGEQMRNCTLIGDRGYLSAKVQIDLFNYANIKLDTPMRSNQKDYIPQFSLYKKKRKRIETFFSQLCDQFMIKRNNAKTFEGFKTRIISKITAATVIQYINKFIFQRKLNHLKISII; from the coding sequence ATGAACAACATAGAGCAAATATATGAAAGAATTTTGGAAGTTTTAGGACTTTTTTCAGAAAATCAACTGATTAGTTATCAGAGAAGAACACCTAAAATGAGCGATTTAGAAGTCATAAGTCTTAATATTACTGCTGAATACTTGAGTATTGATAGCGAATTACAGTTATTTAGAAAATTGCCAAACTCTCTGATAAACAAAATTGAAAGAAGTGTTTACAATAAGCGAAAACGAAGACTATCCCTACAAACAGAGCAAATTAGACAGCGTATTTCGATGGAGTTCAATGAGTTTGAAGATATTTTTATCGTTGATAGCATGCCAATGAAAGTTTGTGAAAACGCTCGTTCTACTCGTTCAAAAATTTGTAAAGAGCAATCCTATTCTTCACCAACATATGGTTATTGTGCTTCACAGAAATTATATTTCTATGGCTATAAACTACACGCAGTATGTTCTTTAAATGGTGTGATTAAGAATTTTGATATAAGCCCTGCATCCGTTCACGACATCCACTATTTAAAAGATATTGGTGAGCAAATGCGAAACTGTACTTTAATTGGAGATAGAGGCTATTTATCAGCAAAAGTTCAAATAGATTTATTTAACTATGCTAATATTAAATTAGATACACCAATGAGAAGTAATCAGAAAGATTATATTCCTCAATTTTCATTGTACAAGAAAAAGCGAAAACGAATTGAGACATTTTTCTCTCAACTTTGCGACCAATTTATGATTAAAAGAAACAATGCTAAAACTTTTGAAGGCTTTAAAACAAGGATAATCAGTAAAATAACCGCCGCAACGGTTATTCAATATATCAATAAATTTATCTTCCAAAGAAAATTAAATCATCTAAAAATCAGTATTATTTAA
- a CDS encoding IS982-like element ISRa1 family transposase, with protein MNNIEQIYERILEVLGLFSENQLISYQRRTPKMSDLEVISLNITAEYLSIDSELQLFRKLPNSLINKIERSVYNKRKRRLSLQTEQIRQRISMEFNEFEDIFIVDSMPMKVCENARSTRSKICKEQSYSSPTYGYCASQKLYFYGYKLHAVCSLNGVIKNFDISPASVHDIHYLKDIGEQMRNCTLIGDRGYLSAKVQIDLFNYANIKLDTPMRSNQKDYIPQFSLYKKKRKRIETFFSQLCDQFMIKRNNAKTFEGFKTRIISKITAATVIQYINKFIFQRKLNHLKISII; from the coding sequence ATGAACAACATAGAGCAAATATATGAAAGAATTTTGGAAGTTTTAGGACTTTTTTCAGAAAATCAACTGATTAGTTATCAGAGAAGAACACCTAAAATGAGCGATTTAGAAGTCATAAGTCTTAATATTACTGCTGAATACTTGAGTATTGATAGCGAATTACAGTTATTTAGAAAATTGCCAAACTCTCTGATAAACAAAATTGAAAGAAGTGTTTACAATAAGCGAAAACGAAGACTATCCCTACAAACAGAGCAAATTAGACAGCGTATTTCGATGGAGTTCAATGAGTTTGAAGATATTTTTATCGTTGATAGCATGCCAATGAAAGTTTGTGAAAATGCTCGTTCTACTCGTTCAAAAATTTGTAAAGAGCAATCCTATTCTTCACCAACATATGGTTATTGTGCTTCACAGAAATTATATTTCTATGGCTATAAACTACACGCAGTATGTTCTTTAAATGGTGTGATTAAGAATTTTGATATAAGCCCTGCATCCGTTCACGACATCCACTATTTAAAAGATATTGGTGAGCAAATGCGAAACTGTACTTTAATTGGAGATAGAGGCTATTTATCAGCAAAAGTTCAAATAGATTTATTTAACTATGCTAATATTAAATTAGATACACCAATGAGAAGTAATCAGAAAGATTATATTCCTCAATTTTCATTGTACAAGAAAAAGCGAAAACGAATTGAGACATTTTTCTCTCAACTTTGCGACCAATTTATGATTAAAAGAAACAATGCTAAAACTTTTGAAGGCTTTAAAACAAGGATAATCAGTAAAATAACCGCCGCAACGGTTATTCAATATATCAATAAATTTATCTTCCAAAGAAAATTAAATCATCTAAAAATCAGTATTATTTAA